From Vicia villosa cultivar HV-30 ecotype Madison, WI unplaced genomic scaffold, Vvil1.0 ctg.002256F_1_1, whole genome shotgun sequence, the proteins below share one genomic window:
- the LOC131638292 gene encoding uncharacterized protein LOC131638292: protein MDRSWMRANRLSDEYEHGVMEFLEFAESNAKKDLPPPKSNAEDSHPTLFFCPCVRCANKEPKLSKEKIMDHLICEGICQNYTKWIWHGEVVENSNVSQRDNVSVEMDDRLEDMMCDIGQDSFKRAHAYDSLCNDKDTPLYPGCTNFTRLSAVLKLFNLKAINGWTDKSFTELLELLTQMLPEGNVLPSRYYEAKKILCPMGLEYEKIHACPNDCILYRKEYVNYNHCPKCKASRYKKRHGESSDDDEVKKGPPAKVVWYLPIISRFKRLFANANDAKNLRWHAEERKCDGQIRHVADSLQWKKIDSLFPNFGKESRNLRLGLSTDGMNPFGNLNTNHTSWPVLLMIYNLSPRLCMKRKYVMLSMMISGPKQPGNDIDVYLSPLIDDLKVLWEEGVDVFDAHSGEQFNMRAMLFCTINDFPAYGNLSGYKVKGHKACPICEKDTCYHQLEKGKKTVYLGHRKFLNRYHPYRRLRKAFNGEQEYGVAPKPLTGEEVYQRQQGITAVFGKYQKQPIAKNIWKKRSVFFDLPYWSSLEVRHCIDVMHVEKNVCDSVIGTLLNIQGKTKDGINARLDLGVMGIREELTPQYIGNKTYLPPACYTLSKKEKTSFCECLESIKVPHGYSSNVKRLVSVKDLKLVGLKSHDCHVLMQQLLPVAIRGILPNNVRKTITRLCLFFNAICCKAIDPLKLEDLENEAAVILCQLEMFFPPSFFDIMVHLIVHLVREIRLCGPIFLRWMYPIERYMKILKGYTKNPHRPEASIVERYIAEEAIEFCSNYLSEVNVVGVPKSRHDGRCEGVGTQGLKIKSLSIDVVVQAHLYILNNTDEVQPYLSAHKSIIKKKYPKMSERGLLKEHNKSFSEWFKEKIAGDDSASKTIKWLSYEPKCNIITWSGYDINKTSFYTKAKDDRSTTQNSGVMIVAESMHFSSAKDKNPVMASTPYFGVIEEIWEVDYVVFKVPVFKCKWVDINSGVRIDEFGVTLVDLSKLAYADEPFIMASQAKQVFYVTDPCNKRWSVVLQGKVHDSDENQDANLDISETPPLSTNVPTFIEEDVEDDVHAIRTDHEEGIWEN, encoded by the exons atggatcgtagttggatgagagCTAATCGATTAAGTGATGAGTACGAACATGGGGTGATGGAATTTCTAGAGTTTGCTGAAAGTAATGCTAAAAAAGATCTTCCTCCTCCTAAAAGTAATGCTGAAGATAGTCACCCTACGCTATTTTTCTGTCCATGTGTTCGTTGTGCAAATAAAGAACCAAAACTTAGTAAGGAAAAAATCATGGATCATCTAATTTGTGAAGGGATTTGTCAAAACTATACAAAATGGATATGGCACGGTGAAGTGGTAGAAAATTCAAATGTGTCCCAAAGAGATAATGTTAGTGTAGAAATGGATGATCGTCTGGAAGACATGATGTGTGATATTGGACAAGATTCGTTTAAGAGGGCACATGCGTATGATAGTTTATGCAATGACAAGGATACACCTTTGTACCCGGGATGCACAAATTTTACACGTTTGTCGGCcgtgttaaaattgtttaatctgaAGGCAATTAACGGGTGGACAGACAAAAGTTTTACCGAATTGCTTGAACTGTTGACGCAAATGCTTCCAGAAGGTAACGTACTGCCAAGTCGTTATTACGAGGCGAAGAAAATATTGTGTCCGATGGGTTTGGAGTatgaaaagatacatgcatgtcctaatgattgcatattatacagaAAAGAGTATGTAAACTATAACCATTGTCCGAAGTGCAAGGCGTCACGCTACAAAAAGAGACATGGTGAATCTAGTGATGATGACGAGGTCAAAAAGGGTCCTCCCGCGAAAGTGGTATGGTACCTACCAATAATTTCAAGGTTCAAGAGATTATTCGCTAATGCAAACGATGCAAAGAATCTTAGATGGCATGcagaagaaagaaaatgtgatGGACAAATCCGCCATGTAGCTGAttctttgcaatggaagaaaatagATTCTTTGTTTCCAAATTTTGGCAAAGAGTCGAGAAACCTTAGACTTGGActttctactgatggaatgaatccGTTTGGTAATCTAAATACTAACCATACTTCTTGGCCAGTTCTTCTGATGATTTACAACCTATCTCCTAGGTTGTGCATGAAGCGTAAATACGTGATGTTATCCATGATGATTTCGGGCCCAAAACAACCAGGAAAcgacatagatgtttatctaagTCCACTGATCGATGATTTAAAAGTGTTGTGGGAGGAAGGGGTGGATGTTTTCGATGCGCATTCTGGTGAACAGTTCAATATGCGTGCCATGTTGTTTTGCACCATCAACGATTTTCCGGCATATGGCAATTTGTCTGGGTATAAAGTTAAAGGGCATAAAGCGTGTCCTATATGTGAAAAAGACACGTGTTACCATCAGCTTGAAAAAGGAAAGAAGACTGTTTATCTCGGGCATCGAAAATTTCTAAATCGTTATCATCCATATCGTAGATTGCGGAAAGCTTTCAATGGGGAACAAGAGTATGGTGTTGCTCCAAAGCCCTTAACTGGAGAGGAAGTTTATCAACGACAACAGGGCATTACTGCTGTTTTTGGAAAGTACCAAAAGCAGCCTATTGCgaaaaatatatggaaaaagaGGTCGGTTTTCTTCgatcttccatattggtctaGTCTTGAGGTAAGACATTGTATTGATGTGATGCACGTGGAGAAAAATGTATGTGATAGTGTAATCGGAACACTTCTCAacattcaaggcaagacaaaggaTGGTATTAATGCTCGTCTAGATTTGGGCGTGATGGGTATACGAGAAGAGCTAACTCCACAATATATAG gtAACAAGACGTATTTGCCTCCTGCCTGCTACACTTTGtcgaaaaaagagaaaacaagtttTTGTGAGTGTTTAGAAAGTATCAAAGTGCCGCATGGTTACTCATCAAATGTCAAGAGGCTTGTatcggttaaagatctcaaattagttggcttaaaatctcatgacTGTCATGTCTTAATGCAACAACTACTACCAGTGGCTATTCGTGGGATATTGCCTAACAATGTTAGGAAGACTATAACTAGGTTGTGCCTGTTTTTCAATGCAATTTGTTGCAAAGCCATTGATCCATTAAAGTTAGAAGATTTGGAAAATGAGGCTGCAGTTATCTTGTGCCAATTAGAGATGTTTTTTCCTCCttcattttttgacattatggttcacttgATTGTTCATCTAGTAAGGGAGATTAGATTATGTGGTCCAATTTTTTTACGGTGGATGTATCCAATAGAGCGATACATGAAGATACTAAAAGGGTATACGAAGAACCCACACCGTCCGGAAGCATCGATAGTTGAGAGGTACATTGCAGAAGAAGCAATTGAGTTTTGTTCTAACTATTTGTCGGAAGTGAATGTTGTAGGGGTTCCCAAGTCTCGTCATGATGGAAGATGTGAGGGTGTGGGTACACAAGGTTTAAAGATCAAGAGCTTAAGTATTGATGTGGTTGTTCAAGCgcatttgtatatattgaataacaCGGATGAAGTTCAACCTTACTTATCTGCTCACAAAAGCATCATAAAGAAAAAGTACCCCAAGATGAGTGAAAGAGGGTTGTTAAAAGAGCATAATAAGAGTTTCTCTGAGTGGTTTAAAGAAAAAATTGCTGGTGATGATAGTGCTTCAAAAACAATTAAGTGGTTGTCCTATGAGCCTAAATGCAACATAATAACTTGGAGTGGATATGATATAAATAAAACTTCCTTTTATACAAAGGCAAAGGATGACCGTAGTACCACAcaaaatagtggggttatgaTTGTGGCCGAGTCCATGCACTTCTCTAGTGCTAAAGATAAAAACCCGGTTATGGCATCTACACCCTACTTTGGAGTGATTGAAGAGATTTgggaagttgattatgttgtgttTAAAGTTCCGGTATTTAAATGCAAATGGGTTGATATCAATAGTGGTGTAAGAAttgatgaatttggagttacattgGTTGATCTTAGCAAGTTAGCTTATGCGGACGAACCTTTCATCATGGCATctcaagcaaaacaagttttttatgtcaCAGATCCTTGTAATAAAAGGTGGTCCGTTGTTCTACAAGGAAAGGTGCATGATAGTGATGAAAATCAAGATGCGAATCTTGATATTTCCGAAACTCCTCCTCTCTCAACAAATGTGCCTACCTTCATTGAAGAAGATGTAGAAGATGATGTGCATGCTATTCGCACAGATCATGAAGAAGGGATATGGGAGAACTAG